The DNA region GAGGCGTCGGCATGAAGAAGGTAGGAGGCGGCAACTACTCCCGTGTGTTCCCTCGTGCCGGCTCACTGGGACTACAATCGAGAGAGAGCAGAAGAGAAAAGGGAGAGAGGCGACGTAGCTAACAAAGGAGGGAGGCGACAGTGACATCCTTGTCTATGAGTGAGATGACTCCGGTGCTCCCTGGTGGCCTCGGCATAGAGAGGAGTGTCATGGAAAGAAGTGGGCGACCCGCCTCTTAGCGGTCCGATGAGCGGGCGAAGGCGGTGTTCCTCCTGGAGGCGGACCGAAAAATCCTCCCCCATGTGAGGCGGCAGAGAAGACACGAAGGAATCCCTTTTCTTGCTTGTGGTGGCGATGGCCACCAGCCAAAACCCCCTATGCCCCCCAAACTAACCCCCCTCTCTTCACGCATTTACAGTGCTATACAAAGGGTTGCTACAATAAAATAGTAAAAGTACCCTTCCCCTCTCTCTTACAAcatcaatattgatattaatattaatattaaaaaatttaaattattaataataaaaatattattatttatattaacattaaaataataataatataatttagaGATGGAAGTGGGGATAAGAAATTTGATCCCTGGTAATTCGGATTTAGGGATTCTCTAAACTCGAAAAAATGAGGATGGGAATAGAGATAAAATTCAGGGCTAGAGATGAGGATGACAAACTCATCCCCGCTCTGTTTCATTGTCATCCCTATCTTTAAATAGGAGTTGACGAAAACTCCAAATCAAATAACctttcatatatatatttttttaaaatgtttatctCACTTTTAATTCTACTATCCACTCACcttcttttaggttttaaaaaagaaaatcatttttaaaattacgtGTGATTAACCCCTTACCTCTCTCACATGCTTCGATCCTACATTTACTCCCAGTAATTTTTATTTTCCTAAACTGGGGGCGATATGATAGGTGGGATGGATCCATTGTGATGCTTCATCTGCAGCCACACGATCATCATCCAAAGGCTCGAAGCGTCCGGTGTGTGCTGGCGGTAGTCGGATTCTGTTCCCCACAGAATCCGCAAACCGGTAGATCTGTGGACCGGCTCGACCAGCATGCCGGTCCCACCCGCATAAGCCCACCAGCTCGCCCACATCACACTCCGATCAATGCTTGACCGTAAAGCCCTACTACCGTTATATCCCCACCACGTAGTTAAATTTCGAAAATATCCTGCGATCGAAGATACGTTACATACGTATGCTACACATTGAGCTTATTTTATTTCACGCAAACAAATTTTGCATTATCTAATTATTAATATTCTCTCTACACGAAAatcttttatataaaaaaataaaattaatgtcaATCTTAATACCATAAAAGGGGATGTAACGACATAACACTTGATATATTTATTAAAACGGCCGTCTTGAAATAAGTCGATTTTTGTCAGATCGATTTTAACCTGACGCCATGAACAAGGTAACGTGCTGGTGGGACCTTTCCTGGTCCTCCACGTGACCGGGCCCAGCAGGAACGGCTCACGGTTACCGTACTAGTGGTACTACGGAAGGTACATCTCCGGATCCCGTAGATTTATCGCGTTTCGGTAGACACATTAGAGATATGTGGACCTTGCGATAGTAAGACAGTTAGGATCTGGGCGTTGGTTCTGTGTTTGCTGTTTGAGGTGAATGGGGGATCGAGATCTGTGGTTGTCCGGTAATTCGCATTAGTCCCCCTCCCCTCCGTAGTCCCTTTCACGCACCCaatttttacaaaaagaaaatcggaataataaaaaaaagattattCCGGAATTATTCTATTCTAAAAGGGATATAAATGTACCTGGCGAAGCGCTCCGGTTGCTCTCATGGGAGTCTCGCCCTCGGCCCCGAACCCTAAGCGCTGCGGCCATTTTCTTGCGTCAATCTGCGCCGATCGTGGTCTTTGCGTGAGGTCGGATGAAGTGGCAGATCTGGCGGGTGTCGAGGGTGGCGGACGCCTCCCACTGCTGGCCGCCGATGGCGGCGAATGCACCCGCGCGGTGGGTCCCCTGGGGGCACGTGCCGGTGCACGTCGGCGAGGAGATGGAGTGGTTCGCGGTGCGGGTTGAGCTCCTCGGCCGTCCGGCCTTCATCGCGCTCCTCCGCCGCTCCGCCCAGCAGTACGGCTACGGGCAGCGCGGCGTGCTGCGGATCCCCTGCCCGGTACCGCTCTTCCGCCGCCTGCTCCgcctcctctcctcttcctcctccgccGCGGTGTTTGCCACGGATCCTGCCCTCGAGGAGCTCTTCCGCGCTCTCCCAGCGGTTGACGGTCAGTTCCTCGATTAGTTGTGCCGGAATCGGCCTGGATATCTCCGCCTCTTAATTAATTGTGTCGCCCTGTTTCTCTCCATTTCCCTCCATTTATTTAGTCTGTGCCGGGGACGGCAGTCTTGACTGTTTGATGCAGTGAGAATAAGCTGAACTAGGTTAGAATGTTTCCAAACACATGTAATTAAGTATGATCTAGTCTAGAagataaaaaaacatttttttcatCCATAACTCCATGTTTTAATCTTCATTCTTTTGCATGATTGATGATTTCTGTCGTTCAAAGTACTGTTTCATGCTACTTGAAAACAAGCTAAAGACGCTACCAAGTTGTTGCAATTATGATGGTGTATTGAAGTTAGCTAGAGCTAATTAGAAGACAAACACCCATTATTGGTTGCTGATCAGGTGATTTGGTGGTAACAATAAATAATTTGGATTGTTGAAAATGAAACCCTTGGCCACTGAAGTAGACATCACTTGTAGCGTTctctaaaaaaaatagtttatcaATTGCAATGATATTAATTCTAGCTTACTGTTGTTTCTTTTACTTTAATGTTAACTTGCTTCCATTACTTTTATCTACCTGATAAACTAAAAGCATTTGGCTACTCgattactttattactttaatacACAGGTACTTAGTTTGTTCACAATAGATTAGTAATTTAGATGTACTTTATTGTTGTGGGCAGTTGAACTTATAATAGTTTATATGACCAGCCAAGAGGGAAGGGTGAAGTGCACAGGTCTGATGATGCCCTCTTAAACTATGTTTCTTTGTTGAGACTGAACATGTTACTTTCAGGGTGTTCATGAGTTCTTCCTTGATGAGCTCTCATACCACATCTCTCTGATTTAGGATTTTTAGTAGGGTGACTTAAGGTGTATAATTTAGCCAAATTTAAGCTTGATGATGAACCTAATTAGGGTTTAATGCTGGTATAATCATGCATGCAAAATTGCCTTTATCAATACCCACTCTAGGCATTAACATATTGTAATATATTATTCAATGTAtaaattttgtttttagtttcaaTTTCTTGTCATCTAATCTAGATCTATATTTCCTATTCTGGAACCCAATTAACGATTTTACCAAAACAGTTTTTGTATTTTAGAGTGTATTTGGTGGAGCAATGGGCAGGTAGGCATGGCAATAGCTTAGAACTGGAGGATTTTTTAGCTTCTCATTCAGTCCAATGTAGGAAGTGGACAGCAGAGTTGTCAATGGGTTGTGCTTTTGTCGTGCACGATCTGGGCTTGTCTCGTACAGCCATGTGTTATCTTAGCTTGGACACGACCTCAAATCTGAATGGTGCAGATCACGATCGAAGTAGAACCAATTATCATCCTGGGCGAGTCCTAAGAACTAACTAGTGTTTGAACCACTCTTTCCTGTTATGCTTGCTCCACATAAACAAATATGTCATCCTTGAGAATTGACAATCATTATAAGCTGCAAGAGAGAATAGTATGGGATTGTGAGACCTGGGTACctggattattaaaaaaaaagagaatagtACTCCCCCACCCCCCACAACACACACGGTATGGTGTAGTGGTAAAGTGTTCAATAGATTAACCAAGTACTCATGGTAGTGTTCAATAGATTAACCAAGTACTCATGGTTCGAATCTCAACTTTTTCTCCATTGGAATGAAAAATAAGTTGGCTGTTGGGCAAGGAACCGTTTGTGTTTCTGAATTTATCCAATAAGCAAACcagtaggggtgtcaaaaatgaatctGACCCAATGACCTGACCTGAGTTGACCTGAAAAAAATGAAGTCTGAGTTAGGGATTTTTGGGATTCAGGTTGGAGGTTTTCGGGTCGAGTTCAGGTTGACTTGGGTTTCCTGTAAGGGTTGGATTCCCCCTTTTAAAATCAGACACGAAGGTTTCCTTTCATCTGGTTCAAGTAGTTACCTAAAAAAGGGAATTGTTTCTTATTTTAATTGTTTGTTTGAGGGAATTGTTTCTTATTTTAATTGTTTGTTTGAGGGACCCTACAAACAAGGAACTACTTACTCAAGTTCTCACTATGGACGAATGATTATTTAttcttctttttgttattttcATTTTAAGAATTACTTATGATAAAATTGGATAAAAtgaaaatatgaattttttttgAGTAGTCTACTTCTCGTTAAATGATGAATATTCTTAAAAGAATACTTTGGGACTTGTAAAGGTTTTACTGGTCTATATATTGTTCTATTCGATCTTTTAGGATCCAAATTTTAGTTTTATAGATTTTTcaaggttaaattaaattttattttaaaaattaagatacttttatgtatattaatattaatagtaTGACAATGATGAAGTATTAAGATAAAAGTAAAGActtataagaaaaatatatatttttttaaaaaatcatttttaatcgaGCTATTCGGATCGTATTCGGGATGGTTGGTTTTGGGTTTGAGTTTAGGGGTTTTGGATTGTATTCAGGTTCGAGTCGGATTAGGATTgagattttttatatttttttttcaaattgatcCAAACCCAACTCGATCCATCCGAATCGGCATCCCTATAAATTAAGAGAAGGTTATCcacattcaaaattaattaaatttataagagTTTGGATTAGGGGTACAAACAAATCTAATCGAGTCGAATAATATGAAAGTATTGATATTTAAGTTTGAgctcgatatatatatatatatatatatatatatatatatatatatatatattcaaagcTTGATTCGAATCTTGAAAATATAAATAGTTTTAActtgattcaaaataaaattcgagCTCGAATTCGATTCGAATGAATCTTGATTCGAGCatatttgaattataattcaaaatgtcttaaattcgaatttaatttgaattattggaacctttatttaaatatattaaagttaaaattatgtataaataattaaaattctattcaAGTTCGGCTCAAATTTGATAATTTcaaatacgaatcgaatatttttcgagtcGGTTCTAAAAACTTGTGAACATGCTCGATTCATTTGCACCCTAGTCTGGatacctaaattaaaaaaaaaaaggtgagaGAATAGTAGCAGCTCCACTAGGAAAAGTGCTAAagtaagaataaaagaaatctaaGTGTATATAAGTTCAGCTTGCTCCAAGATTAATCGGGCGAAATCCAGACCTACCTTCAATAGTTAAAATTTATTTGTGCCAATTAGGCTACTATCACTGGGTTGTTGGCCCCATATTGAGCCAACTCAATGCAAGAATCATAATTTCTTTACGCAACAATTTTCCTATTGGTTTGTTATTTGTTTCCTTCCTGATCCGTATGAGTAGTGGGATTTGAGTCATGAAAATAACCTTTTTGATAAGATCGAAAAAAGAATCTAGCTCGCCGACAAAGATCAAAGATGCTGATGGATGAATTAAAACATCGGTGCGTGGTGAGTGAGTCCTCAATAATATTTAGTTTATATCTCTAAATTATTAGGATTAAAAGGGaacttattataaatttaaagctCCCTCTTCAATAATATTATACTCATGTCAAAAATTATCTATATCCCCATTCAATcgtattaatattaaaaaataataatttcctaGATTAATTACTAAGAATATGTTAAGTTGTCAAGCAAAGTGTTTATTCCAATCCACAAAAGACGATTGAGAAGGCCTTTATTCCCCTTCTCTTGTGGCCAAGGAATTTATTCTTTTTGCTTTTCCTTCACAAAAAGAAGAGTGATCTTCTCACCTTATCATCCGCGTTTGAGTTTCGAAATTAACCGACCGAACCGAACCAATCCGACACCACCATGAGTCATGAGAATTGTAAATCACCTACCGTCCAAGTTATGTTGTGCGTCGTTTTCTTTTTAAACCTTTTAGAAAGAAAAATATTCCTCCAGATATATTGATTCCAAATCTTTTTCAATTTTCATATAAATAGACGCCATATAGAGGAGAATTAAGGAAGTAGAGGAAGGAGATGGAAGGCGTGGATGCTAACCATGGCGACAAAGCTCATCATGTAGCTGTTGATGTTCAAAGTGTAAGAAGGATTTCTTTCTATCACTTCACTTGAGGTCGATAGATCCATTCATTTCCATGTTTCTGTCGACTAGACTTCGTGAATCAACTTGATTGGGAAGCTTATTTTCGTTTTCTCATGATCGAGCAGGGTACAGAAACTTTGGTTTGGGGAAAACACGGTGCAATTCATATTTCAGCCAAAGCCATGAACATTGCTTGGGCGAGCGACAAAAGGTTTTGGGAGTGGGTTGATCTTCCCAACGACGactttaaagaaaaatacaagtACAAAATGTCGATTAGTGGTTTAGCCAATAGATATCGCtagcttttgtttttgtttttgttttgtttcttattcaaaTTGGATGTTGTAGCTTTGCCATGGCGGTCGAACTCAAACAGGTGAGCTGGCTAGAAGTGGACGGGACTATGGACTTAGCCAAGCTAGCCGAGCTGAGCCTGAGCCTAAGTCACGAAAAGACTTACGAAATAGTTTATCACATCAAGTTCAAGGTTGATGCTTTCGGGTGGCAAAACCTCCCGGTCACGTTCGCTTTGATCACCCCCGACGAGCAAATGCATCGAAGCGAAGTTTTGGAATCGCGTAGGGGGCATAGCAACCAGTGGCACGAGGTACATGGCAACGATTTCAAAGGGCCTAAAACAACAACCGGAAAGCTCTCATTCGGCATGTTTGAAACTAGCAACCAGAAGTGGAAGGGGGGAATGATCCTTGCAGGAGTCACTATTAGGGCGAAGAATTGACCTATTATTCGATAACTAAATCGACTTTATGTACATCTAGTTATCGGATCTATGTGTGCTTGTTACCGTGTGAGTTATTTTAAGTCGTATCGAAGAATTGTATCTCGGTTATTGAAATAGTCGTTGATAAAGAAACAAGATCTGAGTATTTTACCAagaaaaaattttattagaagctTAGAGCATTCTAAAAAGTGACCAAACTTGTAGGGAATTGGATCTCATCCGTACGAACAACAGGTCAAATTAGCTCGTATTGATTGACCCAATCTAACCAGATTGGTCCGCcaacttaacttaataaaaacCTCGattcaagataaataaaaaaagattCTTACAAAAGCAATTGATGTAGTGGAGGCAACATGGACCATATGGTAGGCTTAGGTCTCAGTCAATACGAAGCTTGATTAGTTTGAGACGAACTCAAATTCAATCAGACCTGCTCTTTCAAGTTCAAGGCCAAGGATTTTGTCAACACAATCGAGTTGAGTCAGCCAACTCAAGACCAAACTCGGGTCAAGTCAACTAACTCATCGAGTTGAGTCAGCCAACTCAAGGCCAAACTCGGGTCAAGTCAACTAACTCATCGAGTTGAGTCAGCCAACTCAAGACCAAACTCGGGTCAAGTCAACTAACTCATGGTTGATCTCAACTTGAGTCAGCTTGAGTTTCAGTCAAGTTAAGACCAACTGGCTAGAACTAGAGTTCAAGCACGACACAACAATTAcaataagggtgcgtttggttcaagttattgttggttgctactcggaaaacctataggttccactgtacaaaaattttgtacaaaggtctgaaccttttcctagctaccatgtgttcttttaaattaaattttggatcgcctgcggaacttaacacgtttgatccaaaacttaatctatttgttcttttaagttttgacttggatctcctgcggaacttaacacgttcgacccaagtctccttaagttattaattccattaaatattaatttccataattggttcccagtactgacgtggcgaggcacatgaccttcttggatatgggagcaaccaccaccgactagacaaaaccttttatagaaagctaatatttaatttcctaaaataactttaggttaaccaaagagaataatcaaatcacaaggaaaagaaaaaataaaagaacacaacatcgaaaaacatattcgaaattctagaacgtaagcctcttgtatttggtattatttccataaataactagcatgatgcggaaagaaaaattactagttataccttgtagaaaaacctcttgatcttctaccgtaatcctcttctaacctcggacgttgtgtgggcaacgatctaccgagatgagaaaccaccaagcaccttcttctcctcctagctaggttcggccaaaacaagaaagcttcaccaaggaagaagaaaaaccaccaaccaagctctaagagatgcaagcttcctctccttcttcttcttcttctccaagtagtatccggcctccacaagagctccaagcaatagagagtttcggccaccacaaagaggaagaagagaagacatgatggccggccataacaccaaggaaaagagggagagaaaataatagaggttgtgtctcatgaaggcacccctaccccttcttttatattccttggcctaggcaaattaggaaatttaattacaataaaatttccttaattttccttgacatgaattaattgagtaaaataaaataaaatttcccaatcaaccttgtgatggccggccacaatcaaaagagcaaattaggagagtttcaatcaacaaattaaaacttcctaatttgtttccggaaatttaaaaaaaaataaaatttctctttaaaaatctcttcatggttgataaaaggaaatttctataattttaattttatcaacatgtggataattttaaagagaaaataaaatatctcaccaatctacaaataaggaaagagatctaatctctttctttaatcttttgtagatcttttaaaagagagatattttaattttaattctctttaataaattatttcttccacataataaaaattaaaattaaaattcctttttaatttaatttggccggcccccactagcttgggttcaagctagggccgaccacccaaatttatacctaggccggccctagcttgtttaccaagctagcttggccgacccctattgggtgggtataggtgggtatagaactcttcaaataagaggctacgatagggaccgagaggaggaattggttttggtctcccgataaaattaagcatcccgtgttcgccccgaacacacaacttaattttatcaatgataattcattccactagagaactatcattgaactaccgcaccaatcctaaattacatttttgggctccttcttattatgagtgtgttagtctccctgtgtttaagatatcgaatgtccactaattaagtgagttactgacaactcatttaattaatatctaagtccaagagtagtaccactcaaccttattatcatgttggactaagtccacctgcagggtttaacatgacaatctttatgagctcctcttgaggacattatcaacctagtatctctaggacacagtttccttctataatcaacaacacacactataagtgataccatttctcaacttatcgggtttattgattcatcgaactaaatctcacccattgataaattaaagaaataaatatcaaatatatgtgcttgttattatattaggattaagagcacacactttcataataactgaggtctttgttcctttataaagtcagtataaaagaaacgacctcaaatggt from Zingiber officinale cultivar Zhangliang chromosome 4B, Zo_v1.1, whole genome shotgun sequence includes:
- the LOC121977310 gene encoding auxin-responsive protein SAUR71-like, which produces MKWQIWRVSRVADASHCWPPMAANAPARWVPWGHVPVHVGEEMEWFAVRVELLGRPAFIALLRRSAQQYGYGQRGVLRIPCPVPLFRRLLRLLSSSSSAAVFATDPALEELFRALPAVDGQFLD
- the LOC121977311 gene encoding uncharacterized protein PHLOEM PROTEIN 2-LIKE A4-like, encoding MEGVDANHGDKAHHVAVDVQSGTETLVWGKHGAIHISAKAMNIAWASDKRFWEWVDLPNDDFKEKYNFAMAVELKQVSWLEVDGTMDLAKLAELSLSLSHEKTYEIVYHIKFKVDAFGWQNLPVTFALITPDEQMHRSEVLESRRGHSNQWHEVHGNDFKGPKTTTGKLSFGMFETSNQKWKGGMILAGVTIRAKN